A single genomic interval of candidate division KSB1 bacterium harbors:
- a CDS encoding uroporphyrinogen decarboxylase family protein — MKSKERILRTLELQPIDRVGWVPWVGAHAAHLLGVNAKRLFTEADVLVEGVLKGYELYQPDGLPTLFDVQLEAEALGCDIAWSDENPPAVVGHVLEKVELSELKIPTPDQGRYPMALGAARRIVRELGDRIAIFALITGPFTLTLHLAGVKIFTDMYDHPDEVKKILSFASQVCEATARYYAETGVDVITVVDSLTSQISAEHFKTFVTPFHQPILETIHRLGKKSGFFACGDATRNVEQMAAIGAHYFGVDENVDLHFAREVALKHNVAFAGNLPLASVMLFGTPEDNYQAALDCLKAGGKKGFFLCPGCDIPFATPIENVQAITRAVRSNEVERLKGNQWSVISDQ; from the coding sequence ATGAAATCAAAAGAACGAATTTTACGGACGCTGGAACTACAGCCGATCGATCGGGTTGGCTGGGTGCCGTGGGTAGGCGCTCATGCGGCGCATTTATTGGGGGTGAATGCGAAGCGGCTGTTCACTGAAGCCGATGTGCTGGTCGAAGGAGTTTTGAAGGGCTACGAGCTGTATCAGCCCGACGGCCTGCCGACGCTGTTCGATGTGCAATTGGAAGCCGAGGCACTGGGCTGTGACATCGCCTGGTCCGATGAAAATCCCCCCGCTGTCGTGGGGCATGTGCTGGAAAAAGTCGAACTGAGCGAGCTGAAAATTCCTACTCCTGATCAAGGCCGATATCCGATGGCGCTGGGGGCGGCTCGAAGGATCGTTCGGGAATTGGGCGATCGCATCGCCATTTTTGCGCTAATCACGGGCCCGTTCACGCTGACGCTGCATCTGGCGGGGGTGAAGATTTTCACCGACATGTACGACCATCCCGATGAGGTCAAGAAGATTTTATCCTTTGCCAGCCAGGTCTGCGAGGCCACGGCTCGCTATTACGCCGAGACAGGCGTGGATGTGATCACCGTGGTGGATTCCTTGACCTCCCAGATTTCCGCCGAACATTTCAAGACATTCGTCACCCCGTTTCATCAGCCCATTCTGGAGACGATTCACCGCCTGGGCAAAAAATCGGGCTTCTTTGCCTGCGGCGATGCCACTCGGAATGTGGAGCAGATGGCGGCCATCGGCGCTCATTATTTCGGCGTTGATGAGAATGTCGATCTCCATTTCGCCCGAGAGGTCGCATTGAAACACAACGTGGCATTCGCTGGCAATTTGCCACTGGCATCGGTAATGCTGTTCGGCACGCCTGAGGATAATTATCAAGCCGCTCTGGACTGTCTCAAAGCAGGTGGGAAAAAGGGGTTCTTCCTCTGCCCTGGTTGCGATATTCCCTTTGCCACGCCGATCGAGAATGTGCAGGCGATTACTCGTGCGGTTCGTTCTAACGAGGTAGAAAGGCTGAAAGGGAATCAGTGGTCAGTGATCAGTGATCAGTGA
- a CDS encoding sodium/proline symporter: MAHQTQILIVVVGYLTLLIGWGIYQGRKVKTDVDFTIASRKLPGWAAALSERATGESSWCLLGLPGAAYATGLTEIWTAIGCVVGIITAWALIAWRLRDEAEKYNATTFIDYLAKRHGELGRSIQIVASFIIVFFFFFYVGAQFIGGGKTLFTMFRIDPIHGMFLTALIIIPYTIYGGFRSVVYTDVIQAILMITTLIVAPIVGIFYLASHNPADLFATSIPTALHKAGSQYASLTGAASGFSAGLIMMTGFSWFFGYLGGQPQLSMRFMAIRNPAQAKKGRNIGIAWTVAAYIGALSIGWIGLAIFGPNGLADREYVMPSVMLKVFPPAIAAVLITGAIAAMISTADSLLILSASELWENLIKPLIKLDQSSEKVNLYLSRILTALLASVALNLAFISPTKLIFTIVGYVWAGVGGTFSVVILATLFWKKFHSKAALITMIFGMLFTIVWISTGLDAKLMTARVMTFVVAGFVAIIATLALAPNRTTKN; encoded by the coding sequence ATGGCACATCAAACCCAGATTCTGATTGTGGTCGTTGGTTATTTAACCCTGCTGATTGGCTGGGGAATCTATCAAGGTCGAAAGGTCAAAACTGATGTGGATTTCACGATCGCGAGTCGCAAGCTGCCAGGATGGGCGGCAGCACTATCTGAGCGAGCAACTGGAGAGTCATCCTGGTGTTTGTTGGGTTTGCCCGGAGCTGCCTATGCCACAGGCTTAACCGAAATCTGGACAGCGATCGGATGTGTCGTTGGCATCATCACTGCTTGGGCTCTAATTGCCTGGCGGCTGCGCGATGAAGCTGAGAAATATAACGCTACCACCTTTATTGATTATTTGGCAAAAAGGCATGGCGAGCTCGGTCGATCTATTCAAATTGTAGCAAGCTTCATCATCGTGTTCTTTTTCTTCTTTTATGTTGGCGCCCAATTCATCGGCGGCGGCAAGACGCTCTTCACCATGTTTAGAATTGATCCAATCCATGGAATGTTTTTGACCGCCCTGATCATCATCCCTTATACGATTTACGGCGGTTTTCGAAGCGTTGTTTATACCGATGTGATCCAGGCGATCTTAATGATTACCACTTTGATTGTTGCGCCGATAGTCGGTATCTTTTACTTAGCCAGCCACAATCCCGCTGACCTATTCGCCACAAGCATCCCTACTGCCCTGCACAAGGCTGGATCGCAATATGCCTCACTCACTGGTGCTGCATCTGGTTTTTCTGCTGGACTCATCATGATGACTGGTTTTTCTTGGTTTTTCGGCTATCTTGGTGGGCAGCCGCAATTGAGCATGCGGTTCATGGCGATCCGGAATCCAGCTCAGGCTAAGAAAGGCCGCAATATTGGCATCGCCTGGACCGTGGCTGCCTATATCGGTGCCTTATCTATTGGCTGGATCGGGCTTGCCATTTTTGGCCCTAATGGCCTTGCAGATCGTGAATATGTAATGCCATCGGTCATGCTAAAAGTGTTTCCACCTGCTATCGCGGCGGTTCTCATAACTGGCGCCATTGCTGCCATGATTTCCACAGCAGATTCGTTGTTGATCCTCTCTGCCTCAGAACTTTGGGAGAATCTGATTAAGCCACTGATCAAGCTTGACCAATCATCGGAAAAAGTCAATCTCTATCTGTCACGAATCCTAACAGCGCTTTTGGCGAGCGTCGCTCTCAATTTGGCATTTATCTCCCCAACGAAATTAATTTTCACCATCGTTGGTTATGTGTGGGCTGGCGTCGGAGGCACGTTCTCCGTAGTGATTCTGGCAACTTTGTTCTGGAAAAAATTTCACAGCAAAGCCGCACTTATCACCATGATCTTCGGAATGCTATTCACAATTGTTTGGATCAGCACTGGCCTCGACGCCAAACTGATGACCGCCCGCGTGATGACTTTCGTTGTCGCAGGGTTCGTCGCCATTATTGCCACCCTGGCTTTGGCACCGAATAGAACGACAAAGAATTGA
- a CDS encoding thioredoxin family protein, producing MSKKIFIEIVTLDSRACSPCQYMVEMVKKVALLFPGQIEWKESLIKTKEGMQRMKELGVSKLPTILINDVPEFVSIIPSEHQLKAAIEKYLPSNPSSEEVIGT from the coding sequence ATGTCAAAAAAAATATTCATTGAGATTGTAACGCTGGATTCGAGGGCGTGTTCGCCCTGTCAGTATATGGTCGAAATGGTCAAGAAGGTGGCGCTGCTGTTTCCTGGCCAGATTGAATGGAAGGAAAGCTTGATTAAAACGAAGGAAGGGATGCAGCGGATGAAGGAACTGGGGGTAAGCAAATTACCGACGATTTTGATCAACGATGTTCCCGAGTTTGTCAGCATCATTCCATCGGAGCATCAGTTGAAAGCGGCGATTGAAAAATATTTGCCCAGCAATCCAAGTTCGGAGGAGGTGATCGGAACATAA
- a CDS encoding NPCBM/NEW2 domain-containing protein — protein YQWAVDQRVRDKIKPRQLSQQALSEAKDASVYLSDFQPDSVNQWTGVPELDRNFWGRPFRIQGKEFKKGIGVFPNSELIYRLDGQWKMFSAIVSADLNPYCNLKKGDYRGGKIQFGVYGDGDELFASRVIDANSEPQEIEIPVAGIQTLKLVVRTQDWLPYFGQCGNWVRAKAVR, from the coding sequence ATACCAATGGGCGGTAGATCAGCGGGTGAGGGATAAAATCAAGCCTCGCCAGCTATCGCAACAGGCCTTGTCTGAAGCAAAAGATGCCTCGGTCTATTTGAGTGACTTCCAGCCCGATTCAGTGAATCAGTGGACGGGCGTTCCCGAGCTGGATCGAAATTTCTGGGGACGGCCATTTCGAATCCAAGGGAAAGAGTTCAAAAAAGGGATCGGCGTTTTCCCCAATTCTGAATTGATCTATCGGCTCGATGGCCAATGGAAAATGTTTTCCGCTATCGTTTCAGCGGATTTGAATCCCTATTGCAATTTGAAAAAGGGAGATTATCGAGGCGGGAAAATCCAATTTGGCGTTTACGGTGATGGCGATGAACTTTTCGCCAGTCGGGTCATTGATGCGAATTCCGAGCCCCAGGAAATTGAAATTCCCGTTGCGGGGATTCAGACTTTGAAATTGGTGGTCCGCACGCAGGACTGGCTGCCCTATTTTGGGCAGTGTGGGAATTGGGTTCGAGCGAAGGCGGTTAGGTAA
- a CDS encoding sigma 54-interacting transcriptional regulator has protein sequence MAEKKLNSIKTEPILGTSPMAKSLNRAVAKLAENDNNIFIFGEKGTGKEFVARQIYLQSARRKHEFVVIDCAALGKTIASKELYGVAGQVNEAGEPVVGLLEQADHGVLFLKNLDHMSSEYQEEFLRIIRDKTIRRLNSEENITLDLRIFAASDRELKHDMEMGRFKKELYYLLNTFTLYIPPLRERKQDIPELFAYFMKKTCAELGREEPAVPSEIFESLLDYEWKGNIGELESTVQTLVQMSPKDRLSPEFLPFRIRKHPLDILEPINLKGIISDIETFLIKKALRKFDGNQVKAAKLLGVPEATLRFKMKKHSISSR, from the coding sequence ATGGCTGAAAAAAAGTTGAATTCTATAAAAACAGAACCGATCCTAGGCACAAGCCCAATGGCGAAAAGTTTGAATCGGGCTGTTGCAAAGTTAGCGGAAAATGATAATAACATTTTTATTTTTGGAGAGAAAGGTACAGGAAAAGAATTTGTAGCTCGGCAGATTTATTTGCAAAGTGCACGTCGCAAGCATGAGTTTGTTGTAATTGACTGCGCCGCCTTAGGCAAAACAATTGCCAGCAAAGAACTCTACGGCGTTGCAGGACAAGTAAATGAAGCTGGAGAACCAGTCGTTGGTTTGCTCGAACAAGCAGATCATGGGGTTCTTTTTCTCAAGAATCTTGATCACATGAGCTCTGAATATCAGGAAGAATTTCTGAGGATCATTCGTGATAAGACGATACGACGCCTAAATAGCGAAGAGAATATCACTCTGGATCTCAGAATTTTCGCTGCCTCCGATCGAGAATTGAAGCACGATATGGAAATGGGTCGATTTAAAAAAGAGCTGTATTATTTGCTCAACACATTCACATTATATATTCCTCCGCTTCGGGAGCGGAAACAGGACATCCCAGAGCTATTTGCCTACTTCATGAAAAAGACATGCGCCGAACTGGGACGAGAGGAACCAGCCGTGCCTTCGGAGATTTTCGAATCACTGCTCGATTATGAATGGAAGGGAAACATTGGTGAATTAGAGAGCACGGTCCAAACGCTGGTGCAAATGTCACCGAAAGATCGGCTTTCCCCAGAATTTTTGCCCTTCCGAATTCGTAAGCACCCGTTGGATATCCTGGAGCCGATTAATCTTAAAGGAATTATCTCTGACATTGAGACATTCTTAATCAAAAAAGCTTTGCGCAAATTTGACGGCAACCAGGTTAAAGCTGCTAAATTGCTCGGCGTTCCAGAAGCTACATTGCGCTTTAAAATGAAGAAACATTCTATTTCAAGCCGCTAG
- a CDS encoding T9SS type A sorting domain-containing protein: MNRISTKWSLVTFFAIMLPLLSACFTILEVDQPITVAVNAPIEVTLQVRTEGTDANAHYGILGLLIPNDWKVELVTYSGDFGPDTCSFLHPDSVDGDPGGQVDFWTDSLETRFPSGEDMMWVVYQANTPYASNLDTGYVDVVIKMTTGATTGNFNLGYFVTNAALDFTDTTYYDVKLDNPIQVGGTGVANRSDDMIPQSFQLKQNFPNPFNAATQIKFDLPQAGWTELKIYNLLGDEVKTILSEPMNVGSHVIHFSAGELESGIYYYRLRSGKFSAVKKMVLIK; the protein is encoded by the coding sequence ATGAATCGAATTTCTACAAAATGGAGTCTTGTAACTTTTTTTGCCATTATGCTGCCATTGTTGAGCGCTTGTTTTACAATATTGGAAGTCGATCAACCTATAACAGTAGCGGTAAACGCACCGATAGAGGTGACGTTACAGGTTCGCACTGAAGGTACGGATGCCAACGCGCATTATGGGATTTTGGGGCTGCTAATACCCAACGATTGGAAGGTAGAATTGGTTACCTACTCGGGCGATTTTGGTCCAGATACTTGTAGCTTCCTCCACCCAGATAGTGTTGATGGTGATCCAGGCGGTCAAGTCGATTTTTGGACCGATTCGCTTGAAACTCGCTTTCCCAGCGGAGAAGATATGATGTGGGTGGTTTATCAAGCTAATACTCCATACGCCTCTAATCTTGACACTGGGTATGTGGACGTCGTCATTAAAATGACCACTGGTGCAACTACGGGAAATTTTAATCTCGGCTACTTTGTGACCAATGCCGCGCTTGACTTCACGGATACTACTTATTATGATGTTAAACTCGATAATCCCATTCAAGTTGGCGGCACAGGGGTAGCAAATCGCTCCGATGACATGATTCCCCAGTCGTTCCAATTGAAGCAGAACTTTCCGAATCCATTCAACGCTGCGACTCAGATCAAATTCGATCTGCCGCAAGCTGGCTGGACTGAGCTAAAGATATACAATCTGCTCGGTGACGAGGTTAAGACAATTTTAAGCGAGCCAATGAATGTCGGATCTCATGTGATTCATTTTAGCGCTGGAGAACTGGAATCTGGAATTTATTATTATCGGCTCAGATCAGGAAAGTTCTCTGCCGTCAAAAAAATGGTTTTGATCAAATGA
- a CDS encoding MBL fold metallo-hydrolase, protein MNIAITFLGAAQNVTGSCYLLEANGSRFLIDCGLYQERPYLTRNWDSFYVPPETLDGVLLTHAHLDHCGLLPKLVREGFKGKIYCTQATSEIAKIVLLDAAKIQEEDAAFKIRRHQREGRTGPRPVKPLYTIADAEATLPFFQPVAYKNPITIADGIEACFYEAGHILGSSNVIFRVQQDGESRTILFSGDIGRWETPILLDPTIFNEADYVIMESTYGDRLHGNRDHIADQLEEIILSTYKAGGNLLIPSFAVERAQEVLYYLNQLLIRDRIPHLAVFMDSPMAIRVTQVFQMHPELFDNDMLRLLHRNESPFAFKGLKMIETIDESKAINHIRGTVIIIAGSGMCTAGRIKHHLTKNIERYESTVLFVGYQAMGTLGRQIVDGNEEVRILGQFYRVRARIAQITGFSAHADRDELLRWLAGFQNAPRQLFVTHGEPEVAQQFADLIRQQKGWNVSVPEYQTRVVLT, encoded by the coding sequence ATGAACATAGCGATCACATTTCTTGGTGCCGCTCAAAACGTCACTGGTTCTTGTTATTTGCTTGAAGCCAATGGCAGTCGGTTTTTGATCGATTGTGGTTTGTATCAAGAACGACCTTACCTGACGCGAAATTGGGACTCATTCTATGTCCCTCCAGAAACATTGGACGGTGTCTTGCTTACCCATGCCCATCTGGATCACTGCGGCTTATTGCCCAAATTGGTCAGAGAAGGTTTTAAAGGGAAAATTTATTGCACGCAAGCCACCAGTGAGATCGCCAAAATCGTTCTATTGGATGCCGCAAAAATTCAAGAAGAAGATGCCGCTTTTAAAATCAGACGTCATCAGCGGGAAGGTCGGACTGGGCCGCGACCCGTCAAGCCGCTCTATACCATTGCCGATGCCGAGGCAACTTTACCGTTTTTTCAGCCAGTCGCATACAAAAATCCGATAACGATCGCGGATGGGATCGAAGCTTGTTTTTATGAGGCTGGGCACATCCTCGGCTCTTCCAATGTGATATTTCGAGTTCAGCAGGACGGTGAAAGCCGAACTATTCTTTTTTCGGGCGATATCGGGAGATGGGAAACGCCCATCCTTTTGGATCCAACAATTTTCAATGAGGCAGATTATGTAATCATGGAGTCGACTTACGGGGATCGTTTGCACGGGAATAGGGATCACATTGCTGATCAATTAGAGGAGATCATTCTTTCGACCTACAAAGCTGGTGGGAATCTTCTCATTCCGAGTTTCGCGGTAGAGCGTGCACAGGAGGTGCTCTACTATCTCAATCAATTACTGATCCGTGATCGTATTCCACATTTGGCTGTTTTCATGGATAGCCCAATGGCGATTCGCGTGACCCAGGTGTTTCAAATGCATCCCGAGCTATTTGACAATGACATGCTGCGACTATTGCATCGGAACGAGTCCCCATTTGCTTTTAAAGGGTTGAAAATGATCGAAACCATCGATGAGTCCAAGGCAATCAATCATATTCGCGGCACGGTCATCATCATTGCTGGATCGGGTATGTGCACGGCAGGCCGAATAAAGCATCATTTGACCAAAAATATTGAGCGCTACGAAAGCACGGTGCTGTTTGTCGGGTATCAAGCAATGGGTACTTTAGGCCGTCAGATCGTTGACGGCAATGAGGAAGTTCGGATCTTGGGGCAATTTTATCGCGTTCGCGCCAGAATCGCTCAGATCACTGGCTTTTCTGCCCACGCAGATCGGGATGAACTACTTCGATGGCTTGCTGGATTTCAAAACGCTCCGAGACAACTGTTTGTGACTCATGGTGAGCCCGAAGTCGCCCAACAATTCGCTGATTTGATCAGACAACAAAAAGGATGGAACGTCTCAGTCCCCGAATACCAAACCAGAGTCGTGCTAACATAA